The proteins below come from a single Iocasia fonsfrigidae genomic window:
- a CDS encoding GH36-type glycosyl hydrolase domain-containing protein, giving the protein MTWMFTDNNGTFNLKQADEISCLYFPLANESGMMSAVTPSLNGDIKTGQNSFLLQPVSAEDLHNNRSNRNFWLNIKGYGPWSATGNSARQISSKYSKKSDETVELEAGFLWHKVIRENRQINIRSEITNFVPVDDDQLELMKVTIFNIGKEKIELTATAAIPIFGRSADNLRDHRHVTSLLNHIKTNNYGVIVKPTLSFDERGHKRNYTSYAVLGSGPDNSNPIGFCPVLQDFIGEGGTLDWPRTIVEGNSDYVKSGFEYDGYESMGALRFKEEELEPGDFISYIIVMAIDQTGNNMDKYIEKYCSKKSFDRKLAENKEYWQSKLNQLTFYTGDHNFDNWMKWVTLQPILRRIYGCSFLPYHDYGRGGRGWRDLWQDCLALLLMDDENVHDLLYNNFAGVRIDGSNATIIGNEPGEFIADRNNISRLWIDHGAWPLQTTSLYINMTGNLRFLLEKQTYFKDGIISFARERDEYWNIDMGNKLKTKEGKIYQGSILEHILLENLTAFFNVGENNNLRLEDADWNDGLDMASEKGESVAFTAFYAGNLLEIVRLLEKLRDQEGITEVELLEEINVLLDSLNDSLNYGNVEEKNKTLAKYFNSCKHNISGNMLSIPINELIKDIKCKAEWVVEHFRKEEWIGDKNGYEWFNGYYDNNGQRVDGVGPVETRMTLTGQVFSTMFDIATEKQIEKITLAADKYLFDKKVGGYRLNTEFKDKELQLGRCFEFAYGHKENGAMFSHMSVMYAKALYQRDFVKEGYKVWNTIYQHCLDFEKSRIYPGIPEYINSRGRGMYTYLTGSASWLLLTMVTEVFGIKGFLGSLKIEPKLQKEQFDQDGKASININFAGNKLKVEYINTNKLDCGEYEIKKVTMNGREITPHETGSYVVIDKGDLQISDENIIIVKLG; this is encoded by the coding sequence ATGACTTGGATGTTTACTGATAATAATGGAACATTTAATTTAAAACAAGCAGATGAAATAAGTTGTTTATATTTTCCATTAGCCAATGAGAGTGGAATGATGTCTGCAGTAACTCCTTCTTTGAATGGAGATATTAAAACCGGGCAGAATAGTTTCTTACTCCAGCCTGTTTCTGCCGAAGATTTACATAATAATCGTTCAAATCGGAACTTCTGGCTTAATATAAAAGGATATGGGCCCTGGTCAGCAACTGGTAATTCAGCCCGACAAATATCTTCTAAATATAGTAAAAAGAGTGATGAAACTGTAGAATTAGAGGCCGGGTTTTTATGGCATAAAGTAATACGAGAAAATCGTCAAATTAATATAAGGTCAGAAATAACAAATTTTGTACCAGTAGATGATGATCAACTTGAGTTAATGAAAGTTACTATTTTCAATATAGGTAAAGAAAAAATCGAATTAACTGCAACAGCGGCTATTCCTATTTTTGGACGTTCTGCGGATAATCTAAGAGATCATCGTCATGTAACTTCACTCTTAAATCATATTAAAACCAATAATTATGGGGTTATAGTAAAACCTACTTTGTCCTTTGATGAGAGAGGTCACAAGAGAAATTATACTTCCTATGCTGTTTTGGGCAGTGGGCCTGATAATTCAAATCCCATAGGATTCTGCCCTGTTTTACAGGATTTCATAGGGGAAGGGGGTACTCTTGATTGGCCCCGTACTATTGTCGAAGGTAATTCAGATTATGTTAAGTCAGGGTTTGAATATGATGGCTATGAAAGTATGGGAGCTCTTAGATTTAAAGAAGAAGAATTAGAACCTGGAGATTTTATTTCTTATATTATTGTTATGGCCATTGATCAAACTGGAAACAATATGGATAAATATATTGAAAAATATTGTTCAAAAAAGAGTTTTGATAGAAAATTAGCTGAGAACAAGGAATACTGGCAGTCAAAATTAAATCAATTAACTTTTTATACTGGAGACCATAATTTTGATAACTGGATGAAATGGGTTACCTTGCAACCTATCTTACGTAGAATTTATGGCTGTTCATTTTTACCATATCATGATTATGGTCGAGGAGGTAGGGGGTGGCGAGATCTCTGGCAGGATTGTCTTGCTTTATTATTAATGGATGATGAAAATGTCCATGACCTTCTATATAATAATTTTGCTGGTGTTAGAATTGATGGTAGTAATGCCACTATTATCGGTAATGAGCCTGGTGAATTTATTGCTGACCGTAATAATATTAGCAGGTTATGGATAGACCATGGGGCCTGGCCTTTACAGACTACCAGCCTTTATATTAATATGACAGGTAACTTGAGGTTTTTATTAGAAAAACAAACTTATTTTAAAGATGGGATAATATCTTTTGCTAGAGAGAGAGATGAATACTGGAATATAGATATGGGTAATAAGTTAAAAACAAAAGAGGGCAAAATTTATCAGGGGAGTATTCTTGAACACATATTATTAGAGAATTTAACTGCATTTTTTAATGTTGGTGAAAATAATAATCTCAGACTAGAAGATGCTGATTGGAATGATGGTCTTGATATGGCATCAGAAAAAGGAGAGAGTGTAGCATTTACAGCTTTTTATGCTGGTAATCTACTTGAAATAGTTAGATTGCTAGAGAAATTAAGAGATCAGGAAGGCATTACTGAAGTAGAATTATTAGAAGAGATAAATGTTCTATTGGATTCTCTTAATGATAGTCTAAATTATGGTAATGTCGAAGAAAAAAATAAGACTCTGGCAAAGTATTTTAATAGCTGTAAACATAATATATCAGGTAATATGCTTAGTATACCTATTAATGAACTTATAAAAGATATAAAATGTAAGGCAGAATGGGTGGTAGAACATTTCAGAAAAGAAGAATGGATAGGTGATAAAAATGGCTATGAATGGTTTAATGGTTATTATGATAACAATGGTCAGAGAGTAGATGGTGTTGGACCAGTAGAAACAAGAATGACTTTAACCGGTCAAGTGTTTTCTACTATGTTTGATATTGCTACTGAAAAACAGATTGAAAAAATAACGTTAGCTGCTGATAAGTATTTGTTTGATAAGAAAGTAGGGGGTTATAGGCTTAATACAGAGTTTAAAGATAAGGAACTTCAACTTGGTCGTTGTTTTGAATTTGCCTATGGACACAAAGAAAATGGTGCTATGTTTAGCCATATGTCTGTAATGTATGCTAAGGCTCTTTATCAACGTGATTTCGTTAAAGAGGGCTATAAAGTATGGAATACAATTTATCAACACTGTCTAGATTTTGAAAAAAGCAGGATTTATCCTGGTATTCCCGAATATATTAATTCCCGCGGTAGGGGAATGTATACCTATCTAACCGGTTCTGCCAGCTGGCTGCTTTTGACAATGGTTACAGAGGTATTTGGGATAAAGGGTTTTTTAGGAAGCTTAAAAATTGAACCTAAACTACAAAAAGAACAATTTGATCAAGATGGTAAAGCTAGTATTAATATTAATTTTGCTGGTAATAAACTAAAGGTCGAATATATTAATACTAATAAGTTGGACTGTGGAGAATATGAAATAAAAAAAGTTACTATGAATGGAAGAGAGATTACTCCACATGAGACGGGTAGTTATGTAGTAATTGATAAAGGAGATTTACAGATATCGGATGAAAATATAATTATTGTTAAACTGGGATAG
- the tkt gene encoding transketolase yields MLGDVAKTIRGLSADAVEEANSGHPGLPIGCAEIGALLYGEELKYDSSNPEWPDRDRFVLSAGHGSMLMYSVLHLAGFGLSLDDLKEFRQLHSKTPGHPEYGYTPGVETTTGPLGQGFANAVGMALAERMLAARFNTAKYEIVDHYTYTLLGDGGMMEGVVSEAASLAGHLGLGKLIAFYDDNDISIGGNTDITFTEDVGARFKAYGWHVIDGVDGHDISALREAVKESKEISDKPSLIIARTKIAFGAPTKEGTAAAHGAPLGEEEIRGLKEKIGLPVDKKFYVSQEVRDYFEEHKTNLKKLRQEWEKTFESWAEENPELKKQWDRGIKRELPAELKDVVMDMKIEAPVASRSSSGSVLCEIADQVDYLVGGSADLAPSNKTYLDKYDEVQCDNFAGRNFRFGVREHGMGAIVNGISLHKGLRPFCSTFLVFSDYMKPAIRLAALMKQPVIYVFTHDSIFVGEDGPTHQPIEHVESLRVIPNLKVIRPADEEETKSAWLTAMERKDGPTALILTRQGLPHLDKADGFAAISRGAYVVKKEEGNSLDVVLMASGSEVSLACDTAELINEKGKAVRVVSVPDRKEFISQGKDYIDKVLGNRDAFRVVLEAGVSSGWFRLLGENYHVVSMETYGESGPGQEVADEFGFKAEKIAEDVLKKLK; encoded by the coding sequence GTGTTAGGAGATGTTGCAAAAACGATAAGGGGCTTGTCTGCCGATGCTGTTGAAGAAGCTAATTCAGGCCACCCCGGTCTACCGATAGGTTGTGCAGAGATAGGTGCCCTGCTTTATGGGGAAGAACTAAAATATGATTCTTCTAATCCTGAATGGCCTGATAGGGATAGATTTGTTCTTTCGGCAGGTCATGGTTCAATGTTGATGTATTCTGTTTTACACCTGGCAGGTTTTGGTCTTAGTCTTGATGACTTGAAGGAATTCAGGCAGTTACATTCTAAAACCCCTGGACACCCGGAATATGGTTATACCCCCGGGGTAGAGACAACAACTGGACCATTGGGACAGGGTTTTGCTAATGCTGTAGGAATGGCTCTAGCAGAGAGGATGTTAGCGGCCAGGTTTAATACAGCAAAATATGAGATAGTTGATCATTATACATATACCCTGCTTGGTGATGGTGGAATGATGGAAGGGGTCGTTTCAGAAGCAGCTTCTCTGGCTGGCCACCTGGGGCTGGGTAAATTAATTGCCTTTTATGATGATAATGATATCTCGATTGGTGGTAATACAGATATAACCTTTACCGAGGATGTCGGAGCAAGGTTTAAAGCCTACGGCTGGCATGTTATTGATGGGGTTGATGGTCATGATATTTCAGCACTACGTGAAGCGGTTAAAGAAAGCAAGGAGATAAGTGATAAACCAAGTTTAATTATTGCCAGGACAAAGATAGCCTTTGGCGCCCCAACTAAAGAGGGTACTGCAGCAGCACATGGTGCCCCACTTGGTGAAGAAGAAATCAGGGGTCTTAAAGAAAAAATTGGCCTGCCTGTTGATAAGAAATTCTATGTCAGTCAGGAGGTAAGGGATTATTTTGAAGAACATAAAACTAATTTAAAGAAACTAAGGCAGGAATGGGAAAAGACCTTTGAGAGCTGGGCAGAGGAAAACCCTGAACTTAAGAAACAGTGGGATAGGGGTATTAAACGGGAACTCCCGGCAGAGCTTAAAGATGTAGTTATGGATATGAAAATAGAGGCACCAGTAGCCTCCAGGAGCTCATCAGGTAGTGTTTTATGTGAGATAGCTGATCAAGTTGACTACCTTGTTGGTGGTTCAGCTGACCTGGCTCCTTCTAATAAGACATATCTTGATAAATATGATGAGGTTCAGTGTGACAATTTTGCTGGACGTAATTTCCGTTTTGGTGTCAGGGAACATGGCATGGGTGCGATAGTCAATGGCATTTCACTCCATAAGGGGCTGCGTCCTTTCTGTTCAACATTTCTGGTTTTTTCTGATTATATGAAACCTGCCATTAGACTAGCTGCTTTAATGAAACAACCTGTAATTTATGTCTTTACACATGATTCGATATTTGTGGGGGAAGACGGTCCTACCCATCAACCGATAGAACATGTAGAATCACTACGTGTTATTCCTAACTTGAAGGTAATTCGTCCGGCTGATGAGGAAGAGACCAAGTCTGCCTGGCTTACTGCTATGGAAAGGAAAGATGGGCCAACAGCACTCATTTTAACCAGACAGGGACTGCCTCATCTTGATAAAGCTGATGGATTTGCTGCTATTTCTAGAGGTGCTTATGTAGTTAAAAAGGAAGAGGGTAATAGTTTAGATGTGGTATTAATGGCAAGTGGTAGTGAGGTATCTTTAGCTTGTGATACTGCTGAGCTTATTAATGAAAAGGGTAAAGCTGTACGTGTAGTCTCTGTTCCTGACCGCAAGGAATTTATTAGTCAGGGTAAAGACTATATTGATAAAGTTCTTGGCAATAGGGATGCCTTTAGGGTTGTACTTGAAGCTGGTGTTAGCAGTGGCTGGTTCCGCCTACTGGGAGAGAATTATCATGTGGTTTCTATGGAAACCTATGGTGAAAGCGGTCCAGGTCAGGAAGTAGCAGATGAATTTGGGTTTAAGGCTGAAAAGATTGCTGAAGATGTTTTAAAAAAACTTAAATAA
- a CDS encoding cell division protein FtsA has product MKQGKDIVFTLDIGTRTVIGLVIEYRDDLYRIIDSEVVEHEERAMLDGQIHNVNQVARQVKLVKERLEERLGIILERVAIAAAGRALRTVDYDNIVEFDGKKTITAEDVQALEFSAVQKAQTQLASSGNAGDLARDYHFVAYSVREYILDGMNIGSLEGQRGHKIEAKIIATFLPRIVVDSLLTVVSEADLEVDYLTLEPIAVSSVVIPKDMYNFNLALVDIGAGTSDIAITKGGSMIAYAMVPVAGDEITESLAEHYLLDYNTGEKLKRSLIQGGEMTVRNILSQEITIPAEEAVESIRPVVQSLASQIAESILMQNKKEPQAVMCVGGGSLTPGLLEEIASVLGLPAERVGVKDYSDIKNIAGSVDAVSKSQVNTPIGIAISSHKDKRKTSFLNIEVNGVNYQLLTLDRPTVADALLAAEIDFRKLRGIPGMGLTCTVNGELKTIKGSLGTPGKVLLNGSEVEDLERIISSRDKIVFEPGEEGHDARGVISDVLPELSSVQILINGERVNLDAFIYQNGLQVTEDAVLEDGAEIKYYQLETVRDVVASFYKKDPTLLRNEYISYKVNGRDYYYPAEGILVLSDGLPLDLDLPVEECKGLEIIESSNKDLTINKLLNSELKDSIRIEFNGSRLEIPTSNKIYCNKKIVDKEYRIKDGDEIKYSLSPLTINKVFDFISYKITPFNENYSLTINGKEAGLEEQVVEGDKIELSFGKRLGYKG; this is encoded by the coding sequence GTGAAACAGGGAAAAGATATTGTTTTTACACTTGATATAGGGACCAGAACTGTAATTGGACTAGTTATTGAATATAGAGATGATCTTTACAGGATTATTGATTCAGAGGTAGTGGAGCATGAGGAAAGGGCTATGCTTGATGGTCAGATACATAATGTTAATCAGGTTGCTAGACAGGTAAAGTTAGTTAAAGAAAGATTAGAAGAGAGACTGGGTATTATCTTAGAAAGAGTGGCGATTGCAGCTGCTGGTAGGGCACTCAGGACAGTAGATTATGATAATATTGTTGAGTTTGATGGCAAGAAAACTATTACAGCTGAAGATGTTCAGGCCCTGGAGTTTAGTGCTGTTCAAAAAGCGCAGACACAACTAGCTTCCTCAGGTAATGCCGGGGATCTTGCCCGGGATTATCATTTTGTTGCTTATAGTGTCAGGGAATATATTCTTGATGGTATGAATATAGGGAGTTTAGAGGGTCAACGGGGCCATAAGATTGAAGCGAAGATTATAGCTACTTTTCTACCGAGGATTGTTGTTGATTCACTCTTAACTGTGGTCAGTGAGGCTGACCTGGAGGTTGATTATTTAACACTGGAGCCGATTGCTGTGTCCAGTGTTGTGATACCAAAAGACATGTATAACTTCAATCTGGCCCTGGTTGATATAGGGGCAGGAACCTCAGATATAGCAATAACTAAGGGGGGTTCCATGATAGCCTATGCCATGGTACCAGTAGCTGGAGATGAGATTACAGAGTCTCTGGCTGAACACTACCTCCTTGATTATAATACAGGTGAGAAACTTAAACGTTCTTTGATTCAGGGAGGGGAGATGACTGTCAGGAATATTTTGAGTCAGGAGATTACTATTCCTGCTGAGGAAGCTGTAGAATCTATCAGGCCTGTAGTTCAGAGCCTTGCTTCACAGATAGCTGAGTCAATCCTGATGCAGAATAAAAAGGAGCCTCAGGCAGTTATGTGTGTAGGTGGTGGGAGTTTGACTCCTGGTCTCCTGGAGGAGATAGCCAGTGTGCTTGGATTACCAGCAGAACGAGTAGGGGTTAAGGACTATAGTGATATAAAAAATATAGCCGGCTCAGTAGATGCTGTTAGTAAATCTCAGGTCAATACACCTATTGGTATTGCTATTTCTTCACATAAAGATAAGAGAAAAACGTCATTTCTTAATATTGAGGTTAATGGGGTAAATTATCAACTTTTGACCCTTGATCGGCCTACTGTGGCTGATGCCCTGCTGGCTGCTGAAATTGATTTTCGGAAACTGCGGGGTATTCCAGGTATGGGTTTAACATGTACTGTCAATGGTGAGTTAAAGACAATCAAGGGTTCACTGGGTACTCCTGGCAAGGTTTTACTAAATGGCAGTGAGGTTGAGGACCTGGAAAGGATTATTTCCTCCAGGGATAAGATTGTCTTTGAACCTGGTGAAGAGGGGCATGATGCCCGGGGAGTAATTAGTGATGTCTTGCCTGAGCTTAGCTCTGTTCAAATTTTGATCAATGGAGAAAGAGTTAATCTGGATGCATTTATTTACCAGAATGGTCTGCAGGTTACTGAGGATGCAGTACTTGAGGATGGTGCAGAGATTAAATATTATCAGCTTGAAACAGTCAGGGATGTAGTAGCTTCATTTTATAAAAAAGACCCAACTCTATTAAGAAATGAATATATTAGCTATAAAGTTAATGGAAGGGATTATTATTATCCTGCTGAAGGGATACTAGTGCTTTCTGATGGTCTCCCACTTGATCTTGATCTACCTGTAGAGGAATGTAAGGGGCTTGAGATAATCGAGAGTAGTAATAAAGACTTGACAATAAATAAGCTATTAAATAGTGAGCTTAAGGATTCTATTAGGATAGAGTTTAATGGCAGTCGCTTAGAAATACCCACCAGTAATAAGATATATTGCAATAAAAAAATAGTTGATAAAGAATACCGTATAAAAGATGGGGATGAAATAAAATATAGCCTTTCCCCGCTTACTATTAATAAGGTGTTTGACTTTATTAGTTATAAAATTACTCCTTTTAATGAAAACTATAGCTTAACAATTAATGGAAAAGAAGCCGGCCTGGAAGAACAGGTTGTTGAAGGAGATAAAATTGAACTTAGTTTTGGTAAAAGGCTTGGTTATAAGGGTTAA
- a CDS encoding divergent PAP2 family protein: protein MNILELSLLSLCTAQTLKIFTKYPFDITRILGSGGMPSSHSSFVSTLATLIGLKYGFTSDLFAVVSVFSLIIIYDAGGVRRAVGEQANLLNHLLKHLDPLQLKHGFDKELIKKDLKELVGHTPFEVLAGSLLGVSIALLYHSL, encoded by the coding sequence ATGAACATACTTGAGCTATCACTTCTCTCTCTCTGTACTGCCCAGACCCTAAAAATTTTTACAAAATACCCTTTTGACATTACCCGCATCCTGGGGTCAGGTGGTATGCCCAGTTCACATTCATCTTTTGTCTCAACACTAGCAACCTTAATCGGTTTAAAATATGGATTTACATCTGACCTATTTGCTGTAGTAAGCGTCTTTTCCTTAATAATCATCTATGATGCTGGTGGTGTTAGACGGGCTGTTGGCGAACAGGCCAATCTCCTAAACCACCTCTTAAAACACCTTGACCCTTTACAGCTAAAACACGGTTTTGATAAAGAGTTAATCAAAAAAGACCTTAAGGAATTAGTAGGTCATACCCCTTTTGAAGTACTAGCTGGTAGTCTCTTGGGGGTAAGCATCGCTCTCCTTTATCACAGTCTATAA
- a CDS encoding bifunctional folylpolyglutamate synthase/dihydrofolate synthase yields MDKRNSQDNPYRYINSFAKFGSKDGYKPGLERIEQLLAYFGHPESKLKIIHVAGSNGKGSTIAFLESIYYSAGYRVGAYTSPHLLEFNERIRVNKELITTTELAEIVAEIKAAVKWLSTTPYGRPSYFEIVTVIAFLYFYRKGVDLVMLEVGLGGRLDATNVIKKPLLSVITSISLEHTAILGDSIIEIAREKAGIIKSNCPVLTAVNNKDALEVIRELSVNNKATLKSIDNLFTFILKESGLEGQVFTLKYRGLGLKAAGLEEGKNREKFKELEGDYFIKLAGKHQLRNAVLAVAVVAENTPEFKVDKQDLIAGLKTAFIPGRIELFSKKPQVLLDGAHNPESLSSLIEFLLSNTGELGKKIVVLSILKDKDIFAMIRLFKLLDSVELIITDNGNERALPPEKIKSIADELGIPNLLYPDIRTAIKQALLKISEGDFLCITGSLYTVGAAKKYLLSNNS; encoded by the coding sequence TTGGATAAGAGAAATTCACAGGATAATCCCTATAGATACATTAATTCTTTTGCTAAATTTGGCAGTAAGGATGGTTATAAACCTGGTTTAGAGAGAATAGAGCAGTTGTTAGCTTATTTCGGTCACCCGGAATCTAAGCTTAAAATTATACATGTTGCCGGGAGTAATGGGAAGGGTTCAACAATTGCCTTTCTGGAGTCTATTTACTATTCTGCTGGCTATAGAGTGGGTGCTTATACCTCACCACATCTTTTGGAATTCAATGAAAGGATCAGGGTTAATAAAGAGTTAATTACTACTACTGAACTTGCCGAGATAGTTGCTGAGATAAAGGCAGCTGTGAAGTGGCTTTCTACTACACCCTATGGTCGCCCTTCTTACTTTGAGATTGTTACGGTAATTGCCTTTCTTTATTTTTATCGTAAGGGTGTTGATCTTGTGATGCTTGAAGTAGGTCTGGGCGGCAGACTTGATGCTACTAATGTAATCAAAAAACCTCTTTTAAGTGTTATTACTAGCATTAGTCTGGAACACACAGCTATTCTGGGTGATTCTATCATAGAAATTGCCAGGGAAAAGGCCGGTATAATTAAGAGTAACTGCCCAGTTCTTACTGCTGTAAACAATAAAGATGCCCTTGAAGTAATAAGAGAGTTATCTGTTAATAATAAGGCTACTTTAAAGTCTATTGATAATTTATTTACTTTCATTCTTAAAGAAAGTGGACTTGAAGGTCAGGTCTTTACCTTAAAATACAGGGGCCTGGGACTTAAAGCAGCTGGACTTGAAGAGGGAAAAAATAGAGAGAAGTTTAAAGAATTAGAGGGGGATTATTTTATAAAACTGGCCGGGAAACACCAGCTTAGAAATGCTGTGCTGGCGGTAGCTGTTGTAGCAGAAAATACTCCTGAATTTAAGGTAGATAAACAGGACCTGATAGCTGGCTTGAAAACTGCTTTTATTCCTGGGCGTATAGAGCTGTTTTCAAAAAAGCCGCAGGTATTGCTTGATGGGGCACATAATCCAGAAAGTTTAAGTAGTCTTATAGAGTTTTTACTTAGTAATACAGGGGAGTTAGGGAAAAAGATAGTCGTTCTTTCTATTCTAAAGGATAAAGATATATTTGCGATGATTAGGCTTTTTAAGCTGCTTGATAGTGTTGAATTAATAATTACTGATAATGGAAATGAAAGGGCACTCCCCCCAGAAAAGATTAAATCTATTGCTGATGAACTGGGGATTCCAAATCTGCTTTATCCTGATATTAGGACTGCTATTAAGCAGGCTCTGTTAAAGATATCAGAGGGGGATTTTCTCTGTATAACAGGTTCATTATATACTGTTGGGGCAGCTAAGAAATATTTATTATCAAACAATAGTTAG
- a CDS encoding SPOR domain-containing protein: MERRNSLSLTTVVIVLALFALFVGYLLGNWIIQLVVGTSPDDSSQLTENKVVEEEIIVEDDNDSDLESSTRYISEDKNDQKTISINQQLSGDVFVVQVGAFSSYNNAVVLKEELASKGFQAVITEGEPFKVQLGATTDREKAEKTKEEIKKLGYDAFITH; this comes from the coding sequence ATGGAGAGGAGAAACAGTCTTTCTCTTACAACTGTTGTCATTGTGTTAGCTTTATTTGCCCTTTTTGTCGGATATCTACTGGGGAACTGGATTATTCAACTGGTTGTTGGTACTTCCCCTGATGATAGTTCACAGCTTACTGAAAATAAAGTGGTGGAAGAAGAAATTATTGTTGAGGATGATAATGATAGTGACCTCGAATCATCAACAAGGTATATTTCCGAAGATAAGAATGATCAAAAAACTATCAGTATTAATCAACAATTAAGTGGTGATGTCTTTGTTGTTCAGGTTGGGGCCTTTAGTTCTTACAACAATGCGGTAGTATTAAAAGAAGAGCTGGCCAGTAAGGGTTTTCAAGCTGTTATAACTGAAGGGGAACCATTTAAGGTACAGCTGGGGGCTACTACAGATAGAGAGAAAGCAGAAAAAACTAAAGAAGAAATTAAAAAACTCGGCTATGATGCCTTTATTACCCACTGA
- the rsxC gene encoding electron transport complex subunit RsxC: MGVLTFKQGIHPEYNKQLSKDKPFKKAKRPEIVTIPLQQHIGAPCKPLVKKGDHVDLGQKIGDSDSFVSAPVHASVSGVIKEIKKVMTPVGKKADAIVIEADEEDLLAEGIKPRGELAELDPADIKDIVREAGIVGMGGAMFPTHVKLAVPDGKEVEYIILNGAECEPYLTVDHRMMIERPGDIVFGLQALMKATGAKNGIIGIEENKPEAIEVMQQAVLSEEGLEVKVLATKYPQGGEKMLIKAILDREVPAGGLPLDVGVVVNNISTAVAVRDAIKEGMPLVERSVTVTGRGIKEPINLIYRIGTLVSELIAEAGGFVGKPGKVILGGPMTGFAQTVIDLPAVKGTSGVLVLPEDEVADFEPAPCIKCARCVDVCPQFLMPVNLANYTEHEMFEELEKYQILNCIECGSCSFICPAKRPLMQYIKMGKAEVIARKRKEK, from the coding sequence GTGGGTGTATTAACATTTAAACAAGGGATTCATCCAGAGTATAATAAGCAGTTGAGTAAGGATAAACCCTTTAAAAAAGCAAAGCGACCGGAAATTGTAACGATACCTCTTCAGCAGCATATTGGTGCTCCGTGTAAACCTCTTGTAAAGAAAGGTGACCACGTTGACCTGGGTCAGAAGATAGGTGATAGTGATAGTTTTGTTTCTGCCCCGGTTCATGCATCTGTGTCAGGAGTAATTAAGGAGATTAAGAAAGTAATGACACCTGTTGGGAAAAAAGCAGATGCAATTGTCATTGAAGCCGATGAAGAAGATCTGCTGGCTGAAGGTATAAAACCAAGGGGAGAGCTGGCAGAACTAGACCCTGCGGATATAAAGGATATTGTTCGTGAGGCCGGGATTGTAGGAATGGGAGGGGCTATGTTCCCAACCCATGTAAAGCTGGCGGTGCCTGATGGTAAAGAAGTAGAGTATATTATTTTAAATGGGGCTGAATGTGAGCCGTATCTTACTGTTGATCATCGGATGATGATTGAGAGACCGGGTGATATAGTATTTGGTCTTCAAGCACTTATGAAAGCTACTGGTGCTAAAAATGGGATCATCGGTATTGAAGAAAACAAGCCTGAAGCAATTGAAGTTATGCAGCAAGCAGTTCTTAGTGAGGAAGGATTAGAGGTTAAGGTACTGGCGACCAAATATCCACAGGGTGGTGAAAAGATGTTAATTAAAGCCATCCTTGACCGGGAAGTCCCGGCAGGAGGATTGCCCCTTGATGTGGGTGTGGTGGTTAACAACATAAGTACTGCTGTGGCTGTAAGAGATGCTATCAAAGAGGGTATGCCTCTTGTTGAGCGTTCTGTAACAGTTACTGGCAGGGGTATTAAAGAACCGATAAATCTTATTTATCGGATAGGAACACTTGTTAGTGAATTAATAGCTGAAGCAGGTGGTTTTGTTGGTAAACCTGGTAAGGTTATTCTGGGGGGACCGATGACTGGTTTTGCTCAGACAGTAATAGATCTGCCTGCTGTAAAGGGTACTTCAGGTGTACTGGTTTTGCCAGAGGATGAGGTAGCAGATTTTGAACCTGCTCCCTGTATTAAGTGTGCTCGCTGTGTTGATGTCTGTCCACAGTTTTTAATGCCTGTTAATCTGGCAAATTACACTGAACATGAGATGTTTGAGGAGCTAGAGAAATATCAGATTCTTAACTGTATCGAGTGTGGTTCCTGTTCTTTTATCTGTCCAGCTAAAAGACCTTTGATGCAGTATATTAAAATGGGAAAAGCTGAAGTAATAGCCAGGAAACGCAAGGAAAAATAA